The sequence TCTAGACGATTCTAACATATTCCACCCACTCTGGGTCTTGGTAAGGGAGCCTTAGAAAGTGGTCCAGTAGTAGGGCGGGGTTGGTAGGGACCACCGAACAGGCAGTGAGGATCCCTGGAAACCTCGATAAGCCACAATAAAGTAATACCAActtaatctctactaattaataaaacactcattgttaaccaaaaccctatgaaattatcagtttaaccctctaattaaaacagaacataaataagaaatatggggtagaaatgtaatttcacacaaccaaatttttttgttttttttttcaaagcctcacctacatgtaattctaagttcctaacatatctctaattaataaataaataaaaaataaaaaaaaacttcccactcccaccttctctttcactctcttcctctctccttctatttcaaaaacaaaaataaaaaattttctcacacactttgtgtgtgcccatatgctagttgtttactacattgtaaaagatgaagaattggcacagaggaagaggaagatgatagagagaaacaaaagagattctagagaaagagagagtttagagaggAAAATAAGATTTGTATTAACTGACTAAATGAAGAttacatactttttttttataagagaaaTCCTAACAACCTTACTAACTATATCACTAACTGTATTACATTTGTACccttaatactccccctcaatctcaactggggaAACCCAGTTTAAGATTGGAAGAACATTTGCAATCACTGCTATGAAACCAGAAAAACAGAACAGCTTGAACCAACTACAAccttgattctgcaaaaatggaaATTATCTCAAACCTTTTTTGAATAAAGAATTTGTTATAGCTGCAGAGCAAAGGCATAAGTGTTATATCAACAAGAACCTTTTATGATAGATACAAGCTGCAGAGCAGTAGTGAACatcaatctgccccaaatataTTCACTGACTCACTGCAACAAACTCAATCTGCCCCAAACTCAATTTGCAAGCTCAGTAGGAAGCACATCCAAAAGTCTAATTTTCCTCTGCATTGTGCAGGAGCTTTAATCAAAGAACAACCTCTTATAAAGTTGTAACACACCATCATGCCGGTTATAACAATTTCTTAcgggattacccttcgtgggatttaccgtcAACAACTTCATTTAACATTGGCATCAGCCtttaaaatagaaaattaacaaactatAGTGTGGCATTGGCCTTAACTATAGTACCACGGGATCGCCTTTTGtggattttaccaaaaaacaaCTACTCTTAACAATGGCATTGGCCTTCACAATTTCAACATCTGAAAATCAACATCTATGTAAGATTACCCTTCATGGATTTActcttcgtgggatttaccgttAAAAAGTTATtctacccttcgtgggatttacctatTCACATCATGTAATTACTCTTTGTGGGATTTACTGTTTACAACTTCTTCAAACTTCATGGGATTTACTAGTTAGACTCTGAAATTATAGGCTGAGACAAGAAACGATGATCTGAAAAACCTAATGATTTCCCGAGGGACGTTCTGTCCCATTCATTATCACCTTCTGCTCTCAAACTGCCAATGTTGAGTTGTTCTAAGAGAGTGGAAAGGGTTGGTACTGCAGTAGGATCAAAGTCCTCACAATGATTTGGATCAATTGGAACACAAACACGACCTGTTTTTTTTTGTGTACACAGAAATATGCCTTTAACAAATGGTTCATGTGTTTCGAAACCTTCATGTCAAGCCTAGGGTAGGTAAAAGAGAACACAATCTCTTCAACGCACCTATGCAGTCCTTGCACCTTAGGTTTTCCAGATTGCAACATAGTTTGTAGTTGCTCCCATCTAACAACATTAATGTCTTCTTTTGAACTAGAGGTTTATCTCCTTCTTGCCACCTTCTAAGAAGCTCAGAAGTAATAGATTGATCAGGATCGGGAATCATATCTAAGATCTTTTCAGATCTCTCATCTGTAGAAAATATGTTTAGACTCAAAAGCAATTTTGTAAAGATGTCTGTAAGAACTCCAGTATAAGAGCTCGCAAAGAACGGATGGAAAGCAAGACCGGGAAAAGAAACCTTATTTCAGACTATCTTCATTTGTGAGCCTGCAAGAGACTCGGTTTTGCGCACCTAATAGTTAGGACGGTCGGGTATTAAAATTGCACCTAAAACAAGCGTTGCTGTTAATAAATAAGTGCAAATAGGCACATATTTCCGCCTCAGTTTTGCTGCCAAgtagtatatttatattgaaCCGTTGATTTATTTGACACAGTGGGATGACTAAAGGATCTCGGATTCAATTTTGTAGGGATGATCTTGCAATGAAGAATAAAAGATTGAACGATTCCGATTATGAAAATTTTACAGTGAAGATAAGTTATAAATGAGAAAATGAGCTCTCCCCCTAATGACAATATCTATGTGATGAATAACCGACTCCCAAGTTTTGAGAATTAGGTCACTCAAAATCAAACACAAcataaaatccaaaaccatccaaacGCCTTGAATGCATGatgtccattttttttttcctattataTATAGCTAGCTTTGTGAATTTCAGTCACAACAGACGTACGTTCCACATCACTTCTCAGCAGATATACAATTAAATTAGTATATGAAGGTTTCAGCTGTTAAATTTCCCCTCACGGACATTGTCATCCTAGACCTCCTTGTGTCGTCAAGGACATGGGAGATTCCAGATGTTCGGCAGACTTGATATTTAGTTAAATTGTGGCAAAAACGCAAAGATGTATGCATGCATGTGGATCAAACTATGAGCCACGTAATGAACAAAAATGGCAAAAAGTTGGCATAGTCCTCCATTGATATCAGATACCAGCATTACCTAACCACATGTCCGTCGCTGTTAACATGTTACGGagtttctttaataaaaaaattcgtCTCACACTTGTGCATGGATGTGCAAATCAGCTCTATAGAGCACATGAATTCATTTTGCTTAGTGTAATTTGTCGGGTACAATTGGCACAAAATAAAAGAACATCACGTATAAAAAGCATATGAAGTGATGTAGGTTATGTAATGTTTGCTCGTGTTAGTTTATAATTACACGGGCAAAGAGTATCATATCGATATAAATAGGAATGGAATCAtcatttgtttttgtaattaATCAAAAGCCAACAGTGTGCACTttgtttatgtgtgtgtgtgtttgagaTTGGATGAATCCGTGACATAATTTTGGGAAAACCATCATCGATATATTGCATGGCACCAACTATTGTCTTCTCTGTTTCTGTAAACATTAACCatcaaacttttttttcttttgggtaaagatcaaacttctatttttgtttatttattctgCATATATAAATCATGAAATTGAATTATTACCTTGTGCAATGCAAGCTAAGTAACAAGAAGAGAATTATAATTGTAGCATTTGCAATTTTATTTTCCGTATAGGGTTGGCAAGGTGAGATATCATTTTCCATCGAGTTCTGGGGTGGTGAAACTAGACTTTTTTTGGTCGTTGAGGAAGCTAAGCTAGACAATTTCTATTGGCATCGTATCAATGAACCCCACAAAACAATCGTTTTAGTGCCACTTAAGGGTCCACACTGTACATGCATAATTATGGTTTATGAGGTCTTAATTTCTGCTTAGCTGGTATTCTATATTAAACCCATCGCAGTTATGGTTGATAGAAAAAGCTTTCTCAACATATTTAGCATCTAAGGTTTTGCCTTATTTACACACTTCAGTttccataattttattttatttttctttaattttatgcTAGTGAGTTGTGAGGTTGTTGGACCATCAGTTCACAACGACCATTTTTGGGTTTACAACTAACTAGCTAGTAAACAATGAGATTAAAACATTAGTAGTTATGTAGTAAAAAGGTGGTCATGGATCGTTGCCCCCCCAATTCCTTTCAatagaaagataaaaaaaaaattaccgaCTAGcttttcttctaatgatatttagTATATATCAGTAAAACAAtttataattaaacaaaaacaggtCGATTACTGTGCTTACCAATAGTTAAGACTACTAAagcaagaagagagagagaatattaCATGCTAATATGCTATAAATATATATCTAGGGTTAGGGCTTGGTCATTACCACCACATAACCATAAGCTcttgtttcctttctttctctctctctttatcaCTCTCTAACTCACCTCCACCAACTTCTAATTTGCCATCTTTTGATTCTGAGTCAAAAAACCAGTGAGGAAATTTCAGCATAGTTTCAAGGGGGTTTGGGGAAATCAAGAGACGTAATAAAATCGAGATCTGAAACAGGGACGAATTAATCAGAAACTTAAATGAGGAAGCGGCAAGTAGTTTTGAGAAGAACAGAACAAGCTTCAGCAGCTTCATCTTTCACCGTCGTGAGATATGGAGAGTGCCAGAAGAACCATGCTGCTGGGGTCGGAGGCTACGCTGTTGACGGATGCAGAGAGTTCATGGCAAGTAATGGAGAGGAGGGAACAACTGCTGCACTCACCTGTGCTGCTTGTGGCTGCCACAGGAACTTCCACAGACGAGAAGTCGAGACCGTCTGCGAGTGCTCTTCGCCTTCTTCAAATGGtgcctaattaaaataattaagcaGCTAATTTATGTATatgtaattattttattaagtgTGTGGTTTGAGAGATATTGCTGTTTTAGTTATTTCTGGGTTGAGAGATGAGAGAAATATATGGCTGGACAGTCTATTATATATGTATGGATGGAAGGTGAAAAGGGTATGTTGTATTTTCCTAGTTAATTTAAGTGTTTgcagattaaaagaaaacaacgGCTAGCAGTTATATGGTGTATGTGCATTACATGGTGATGAAGCAGTGAAAAAAAAGGTAtgtgaaattaattaatatccctcaaagaaaattaattaagagtTTCATGACAATCTTGATTGGAATATCTGACACCAATTGAGCTAACCTTTAGTTTATTGTTACAAAAAAgggcatatatatatgaaagagaGAGACAAATTATTAGCTCGCCTAGGTTACTTGAGGTAATTAGTTCATGTAACCTAGCTAGTTAATTGAATTTCTCATGGTAAAAAATAAACTTCTTCTCATGTATTTActtcttttaattaattatgtacCTATCATGTTTGATCCTCTTAATTCCTGTGCTTGATAAGTGCATATATTTGGCATATGTAAAGCATCAATCTATGAGTGATACTGACTGATCTTAATGGTAAGTTCTGGAATTATTCCTCCTTCTGTCTCTAatatatttaaagaaaaaattcatATATTGCTAGAAATTAATCTGCAATTAGTCTATAAATGTTTAGATTGCTTTGTATTTAGGATTGAAGGCCCACATATCTAATCGTGTTGGTTGTTATAATGGTGGGAATTTCTTTAATTAGCAACGTTGTTGAAAGGTGATTAACTTGTTGATTATCCCACTGATATCTCTTTCGGTAGGTCCTTAACCTAAATCTCCCACTAATATAATCTTCTTTGGTAGGCCAAGTTGTTGATTATCCCAAGAAccaaaaaccaagaaagaacatTATAGAACGCTCCACGACGCTCATATGCAAGTTCGATTGCAAGTATTCAAAAGAACGTTATGAAGAAGTTGGATTAATTAGAATCATTAAAACCATgttctatatatatattcacataGATATGCAGTAGTAGTTTTTTCTTAGAAAACGATTCCCTTCTTGGCGTTAGCTAGGTGATCAAAGTATCATGAAAATAGAAATTGCAGAACCAAATAGGTAcaagattttctttttctttctttttccttttcgaTGTTCGTAGGGTTTTGATGTTTATACATGGTCATGTGAGTTGTTTTAATCAAGTTAGGCCTTGAGTATGGAGAGGGAACAAACATTCAGGTATACATTACATTGTAGGTGAGCCGATCGGGCAGATGTCAATTCTATGAAACCCTCAAAGAAGTATGTACGTATGCATGTTCGTCTAGCTTCTTGGGGGGCCAATTGAATGCTTATAGTAATAAGGTAAGAGCTCATTGACAACTTGGACAATTTGCACTACAATGCACCCTTCACAAACAAGAAAGTATTTAGTGTCACTATCACATCATGTAATAGCAATTCACTTATATTATCACTCTTTTTAACTATATATACATGTGACGCATAATTTTGTCATATATTCATATCATTATAACACGTGAACAAAACATTGCATAAAGTGTGAATCTACACTTAAAAAGTTTTtctttaggaacatgattactGCATACAAGTTTTTCATCCCAAATTTGCATTTCTCCAAGCGAGCACTAAGCAAGCAAGCTACCACGCCTTTCTTCTATTCTTGAAGAACTCTAATGTGACCTTAGTACTCCGTAAGACTGAAGCCAATGATGGTTAGTTCTCAAGAAGCCATCTCTTGTATTAGTCTATTTTCCATTCGAGTCTACTTAAATCATTTTTCAACTCACCCTcgtattttcttgttttttcattctttctggttgttaatctaaaaatattttatgcTTAAGTGTCGTATTAGCCAACTATTTCTGTACCTCAAATACAATCAGAAATTCCCAAATACAATTTTTGCTTGTAAATGGTCTCACAATTAATCGAGTACATTCCAAATTCTACCGGTAATGTCcaatatatttgttttatattcACTAGGATGGTAGGACTAGGTTTTAAAAATGGTACGCAGGGTTTAAGATCCCTATGGCGACCGGGAATTCATTGTCAGAATATTGGGCTTTAAAAGTTATGTTAAAATTTAGGGTTCAGAATACACAACCTATAGTGAACCGAACTCTGTTATTGGACTATGGGCCAAAAATTTTGCTGTCCGAGAACAAACTTTAGCTGGGTAATTCTTGGTCTCAACTTTTGAACATTCAAAATCCGTCAATTTATAAACCGTAGAGAATTGGTAATTGGTTCACAACATGAACCGAGTAACCGAATGTTAAGGTGAGTTTGTCCACAAATAATTACCAATCGTTCGCTGACATTAAACAGAGTCACCACCAATGATTAATTAGTGCATACGGATTTGACATTGGTTTGTACTACCTATCATATAACATCGCTTAACCATAGCAAGAGCATGAAATATTGAGAGCTTCTTTCCATAAAAGAAGAATTTACCGGTTTTATAGGAAAATATGTTCGTCTAGTAGAAACAACCATTCAATAAACGCTTACCCCATATCTAAAAAGTGTCATACTCATCTAATGGACGATTATCATGTGGTGAGTTGGGAACAtgataaaattttgatctctCAACAATTAGAAGGTTTGAATTGATTTTTTCTCGAGAAAAAGATGGTCTCATCAACACTTACAGTAGCAAACctcttcatttttttcaaatttcttcaAAAAATTTGCTTTGGCACTATTTTTAAGTAAGTCACCAGCAACTCTttacctcccccccccccccccacaaaaaaaaaacaattatctCCAGAACAACCCTAATCGAACTTTGAAAGACCCAAAACTGAATGCTTTATCAAACTTGTAGAAAAACAAGTTCAGTTATTAGAATCTTCAGTAAAGATTGAGCTTGACCTAATTCAACAGAGCTAGGTCAGCATTTGCATTTACCGAAGTCAATGTTAAGGTTAGCAGCACGTGAACCAGACTGATCATGGTGCCATTTGGTTTCCCAATTAGGGTAGACAAATGACgtctttcttctttgtttcaCATGGGTTCAAGTTCCATACCATACGATACGATGTAGCTATAGTTTTACGTGAACTCTCATTTGATTTAGGGCATCGATTAATCTATAAATCCGCATGCATGTGACTACAATACAGATACGTGATACAGAAGCACAATTACGTGCATAGATAGCTTACATATTACAACATTAGTAGATGTAGATATCATGCATGTGTCGAGAAGGTAAATTTTCAATGTCATGGTTTGTGGCAGTAGTAACTACTGAAGTTAAAAGGCTATCGATGGTTGATGGTGCCACATGTTGTGAAAACACACCCGCACGTAACTTATTCACGCAAAGTAGAAACTAGAAAGAGAGagccaaaattttcataaatcgGTAAAATTCTCATACTTTCTATTCGTATTAGGATTAAGGACTTCACAATCAACCAAATCTGTTCTCATATTTACATACGTCCTTGTCTTATTTAGGGGTGGAAATTCTTACCAAATTACTGTACCAACCGCCCTACCAACCATATCATACCAAATTACTACCAAAAATTTGTACCAAttggtaatggtacggtatttgTACCATACCATACTGTTTCAGTACGGTACTGGTATCCAAAACCAGTACCAGTGGTATACCGTACCTAccaatattataaatattatattatgtatttattcatataattatttgagggaaaaattaataataattattgtataagtgtaaaaaatgtaaaaaaaattatacaataactcatagtgacaagctttacaactttcatgaaggggtcagcttcaaaatccaacactataatccataaaccttaaatttatatttaaccgtcgattgtcatttacgatttattcttcttactgaatttcattttttaaattttcttttctgaaaacatgatcatctgacggatgtaagaagatgaacggttcagatctttgatatcacgtttcgatatttacggttaactgaaatatgagtcgatgtcatatagtttgtagaaactttataaacatcaagcaatattttcactaaccgtaaaactctaaacataatatcaacgatccaaaccttTCATCTTTctacatcctctaatagatcatggtttcagaaaagaaaatttgaaaaaaataaacaaaatttgatgagaaaaatgaagtgtaaatgtaaacaacaatcaacagttaaattttgatctatgatttatatgattataatgACGAATTTCAAAGTAAAGCTCTTCcaaaaagttgtaaagcttgtcattacgagcgtttatatattttttctaaattttttacacttctacattaattaaaaaatattagattTTGTGCAAACAAAGTGACAATTACCATTGGCATACCATACCAACCAAACTATTTCGTATACCGATATTCGGTATACtgaaagtttggtatggtaatggtaataAATTCTGCCGTACCAAATAtttggtatggtaattggtACAGAAGTTTTGGTACGGTAAGGTACCAAAACCACCCCTAGtcttattaatattattattattttgatttgtAGATGTCTATGTCCCACTTATGAAGAGATAAGAAAAGTATGGTAAATATAAATGCAACCTttaatttgatatatatatatatatatatatatatatatatatatatatatatatatcttaagAAAATGTGCAACCTTTATTCTCTCATAAAGCTTGTGCATATACTTATTatcctattttttttatgagtaGCAAGACTACAAAAAAACTCGTTCGAATATGATAAGGTATTCGATTGtggtcaatttttgtttttaagacACTGTCACAAGTACGTAAAggaatatatataaacacaatTAGGATGAGATTTAAGGTGAATTAGTTGGGTTTGCGCAAGTTATAAGTGTATATAATTACTAATTCATTACTATTAGACTGATAATATAAGGAATATATATAAAGAATGGAGTTCGGGGACATGTCTAGAACATTGTAGCTAGGACCACTGAGTAATGCGTTAATCTTTATGCTGCAAATAATTGCGTGGTCCTTCATTGACTTGCCGTATTAATTTTGTTTATCATCAAATGCATATGTGTTTGCAATTACATGCTTCCTTTTATATGTAGGATGTCAATGACATGAAAAAAGCTTTTCATAGGTAGCCTTCCTACTAACAAAATAAAGACAGATAACTTCGTTCAAGGGGTTTTACTTTATACATTGTGTTGTTCtactttaaactaatctaaattATAGAGAAATGAATGCGAATTCGGATTCATACGAGAAATACTTATGAAGTAATCATGTGACGCTGGCATCTGCTTGTTGTATTGGgtttttagaaaagaaaaaaaagtttggaAATGAAAACCACATCATGGGAGAATGTAGAGCTAGCTAGTTGCTTGTGTTAATATCAAGCAATTTGAGGCGTCTTTGTTTTATTGCGTTGTAAATGATAAAAGGTTTGATAATTAGACGTTGCAGCTTTCCTCTCTCGtgctttttattctttttctcaTGATCAGTCTTTAATCTTTCTTCCTTCCACCGATCATCCATAACGCAGGTAGGTTAAAAATCGACGTGGAGGATGTAAACACCCAATCACCACCGATCAAATGCAAAGATTGAAAGGACATCATAATTACGTAACAACAGCTTTCAAAAGATTTCTCGGGATTTATTGGAAAAGTAACTAATTAGTAGTATGGTTTATCTTTATGTTAGGGTATTTTTAATACTAATATATTAAGGTTTTATATTAGAATAGGGATTATGATGATTTGTTGTTAGGGTTTAACATTACTTTTGTTTATATCATACTtcaccaatctcgaaactatcGAGTACCTGTCAACTTTATACCTTCAAAGACCCGGATTCATGTTAAGGCATCCATGCTGAAGCACAAGGTTTTTCTCCAACCAAGAggctaatcacaacacgacacatgacAACATAAGAATAAAGCTTATAGGGTCCCACATCGACCGTGGACAAAAGCCGAAgactctcctcaactataaaaggagatcattctcatACAATTAATCTTTAATGTCATTATTCCACTTAATCCATTATTAGAACTTACT is a genomic window of Malus domestica chromosome 09, GDT2T_hap1 containing:
- the LOC103442351 gene encoding mini zinc finger protein 2, translating into MRKRQVVLRRTEQASAASSFTVVRYGECQKNHAAGVGGYAVDGCREFMASNGEEGTTAALTCAACGCHRNFHRREVETVCECSSPSSNGA